CCGGCTGGTCGCACAAGACCCCGTCGCCGGGGGCTTGGACGATGAGAGCAAAACGGCGACTAAGCATGTAGTCACTTTCGGCGGAAAGCCTTCGGACGGGGGTTCGATTCCCCCCGCCTCCACCAACATCTCCCAAGTGTTGGGTCCAACCCGACAGCGCCGCAAGCCTGTACCGTCCCGGCATAAACCCTGTTCCGTCACGCAACACGCGACGCCCTGAACAGCGTTGAGCCAATCTCTGCCCCATTTGCTCAGCAGACTGAGTAAATTTACTCATGGTATTGAGTATTTGTCGTATACGCCTCCCGCGCAGCCTGCTCGTCGGGGGCGACGGCATCGCTGTCGAGGAGTTCCTGTCGAGACCGGTAGAGTATTGGGTGGGAGCGTGAGCCGATAAAACGCTGAACGTATTGAGTGAGTTACAGGTACTTGATGAAGGCTATGGCGACTGCGGCTATGGCTGTCAACAAGCCGAGAAGGCGCCACGTGAGGTTTGTTATCTGCGCCGTGAGGCAGTTTCAACGCCGGCAATGCGCTCAACCAGCCGGGTCTCCAGTTTGGCCAAGTCCTCGCGCGTTGCGTAGTGATGTGTGGCGTCCATGTTTGAATTCTATAACATACGGACCAATTCAAGCAAGCAACCCGATACCCGCAGCTTCTGAATGCGTTGACGCTCTACGGAGCCACTTCTCGCATCAAACCTCACGCCTCTTCACCCGTGGCCGGGTATCCCTTCGTAGGCGTGCTCGCCCCAGACGTCCCTCACCCGGCGGTTGCGGCCGCAACTGAAGCGGTAGTAGCGATAGCGGACCGGGTTCTTCTTGTAATAGTCCTGGTGGTAGTCTTCCGCGGCGAAGAACGGGCCGGCGGGCAGGATCGGGGTGACGATGGGTCGGTCGAGCTGCTTCTGCGCGGCGGCCTTGGACGCCTCGGCAAGCCGGCGCTCCTTGTCGTTCGCGACGAAGACGGCGGTCTCGTAGGACTGGCCGCGGTCGCAGAACTGGCCGCCGTCGTCGGTGGGGTCCACCGAGTGCCAGAACGCGGTGAGCAGCGCCTCGTAGCCGACCTTGGCCGGGTCGTAGGTGATCTCCACGGCCTCGTAGTGGCCGGTGCCGCCGGCCGTGACCTGCCTGTAGGTCGGGTCGGCGGTCTTGCCGCCGGTGTAGCCGGAGACGGTCGAGACCACGCCGGGCACCTTGTCGAAGTCCGACTCGACGCACCAGAAGCAGCCGCCGGCGAAGACGGCCTTTGGGAGTTGTTGCGCGCTTGCGGTGTGGGCGACGAGCAAGAGCGCCGCGGCAACGGTGAGCATGATTTGCTTCATTGTCTACCTCCCTATTCACCTAACCAGAATGCCGGGACGGCCTCAAGCGGAAACACTCTTGTATTCCGTCCCGATCCTTCATATTGTCTGGCAGGCGACGGTCCGGCGACCGGCGAGGATGGATGCACCAACCGAGGGAGCGATGCGATGGGGGAACTGGAAGAAAAGATCGGTGCCAATTTCCTGCGGCTCCTGGCAGCCAAACAGCGGCTGACCGTCCTGGACGGGAAGGCGAAGAAGATGATCGCGGACCTGAACATGGCGATCCAGCTCTTGAGCGGCAAGGAGACCGGGCACATGGACGACAAAGGCGCCTACCACGTCCACACGCGCGCGAAGAGTGGGGTGCCGCAGCGGCAACTGGCTTTACCCACCATCGAGGAACTGGACAAGGTGGTGCGGTACAAGAAGCAGGCCAGGGAGGAAGTGGAAACCTTGAACAAGGAGTTCAAGGACCTGGAGGCGCGCTTGTGACGCTTCAGATCAGCGACCGCGACTGACAGCCGTCCACGTTGATGCACGCGCCCGAGATCCAGTTGGCGCGCTCCGAGGCGAGAAAGACCACCACGTCCGCCACTTCCTCGGGTTTTCCGAAACGGCCCGCGGGCAGCTCGCGTTCCACGAACGCGGCGATCTCCACGGGTTGCTCCCGCCGCCGCCGGTCCCACGAACCGCCGGGGAAGAGGATGGAGCCCGGCGCCACGCTGTTTACGCGAACCCCGTCGGGCGCCAGTTCCCGCGCCATTTCCTTGGACAGGCTGATCATGGCGGCCTTGGCCGCGTTGTAGGTCATGGGGCCGCCCCACTCGCGGCCGTAGATGGACGCGATGTTGATGACGCAGCCGTGCTTGCGCTCGCGCATGGACGGCACCACCACGCGGCACAGGTCGAGTGCCGAAAAGAAGTTCAGGGCGAAACCGCTCTGCCAGTCTTCGCCGGACGCGGACAGGTTGCCGCCCGGACGCGAGCCGCCGACGTTGTTGATCAGGATGTCGACGGCCTGAAACCGCTCCCGGGTCTCGGCAAACCAGGCGCGCGCGGCCTCCTCGTCGGTGACGTCCAGGGCCGAGGCGAGGACTTCCGCGCCGCGTCCGCGCAGCTCCCGCGCGGTCTCTTCGAGGTCTTCCCGGCCGCGCGCGCAAACGCTCAGCCGGCAGCCCTCGGCGGCGAGGCCCCTCGCGATGTCCTTGCCGATGCCCCGGCTGGCGCCGGTGATCATGGCCACCTTGCCCGTCAGCCCGAGATCCATCCGTGCTCCTTACCTGACTGGC
This is a stretch of genomic DNA from Deltaproteobacteria bacterium. It encodes these proteins:
- a CDS encoding SDR family oxidoreductase, with protein sequence MDLGLTGKVAMITGASRGIGKDIARGLAAEGCRLSVCARGREDLEETARELRGRGAEVLASALDVTDEEAARAWFAETRERFQAVDILINNVGGSRPGGNLSASGEDWQSGFALNFFSALDLCRVVVPSMRERKHGCVINIASIYGREWGGPMTYNAAKAAMISLSKEMARELAPDGVRVNSVAPGSILFPGGSWDRRRREQPVEIAAFVERELPAGRFGKPEEVADVVVFLASERANWISGACINVDGCQSRSLI
- the msrA gene encoding peptide-methionine (S)-S-oxide reductase MsrA; amino-acid sequence: MKQIMLTVAAALLLVAHTASAQQLPKAVFAGGCFWCVESDFDKVPGVVSTVSGYTGGKTADPTYRQVTAGGTGHYEAVEITYDPAKVGYEALLTAFWHSVDPTDDGGQFCDRGQSYETAVFVANDKERRLAEASKAAAQKQLDRPIVTPILPAGPFFAAEDYHQDYYKKNPVRYRYYRFSCGRNRRVRDVWGEHAYEGIPGHG